The DNA window TTTTCTGGACAGCTTGGCAACCCGTGCCTTCTTTCTGCTGCGAAAATTGAGCAAGGACAGGAAGGAGGACAAGTTGGAACCGGAAGAAATTCACGAATTCATTGAAATCATCAAAGGGTTCTACCGCGAATATTGTGGATAGAGGTCTAATCCTCCATGAAAAAAGAGGATCGCGCTTCGGAAGTTTTTGAATGTTCGGTATCCTCTTCCCACGGTTTTAACTTCCTGGATCTTGCCGTTGATTCGTTCGGCTCGGGCATTGGACTGCTCGTGGCAGAGCGCATTACAGACCCCGTCTCGGTGTCGTTCAAACATCTCGGCGATCTGGAGGACCTCCTGGACCGCCTCTTCGTTCACGCGTTCAAGCCAGAGCTTGAAATACGTTTTTGCATCGGCGAATGATCGGCATCGAAAGATGGCCTTGAATTCCTCTCTGAGTCTCCAGGCAATGCTGACCTGCAGGTTCAATTTCTGGATGGCCTGAAAAATATCTTCCTGACTGGCCGTGCGATTCGCCTCGTTCTTCAGGAGCGCATACCGGCTATGTTTGAGTTCATCGTGCTGCTTGACTTCGCGTCGGCGCACCTGATCGATCGCTTGGTTGAGATACTGGATCAAATGAAAACGATCATGGATCAGCGTGGCACTCGGGAACAGCTCTGTGACACACGAAATGTAGGCCTTCCACATATCGGTCGTAATGGTCTGGATCTCGTCCTTTAGATCCCCCAAAAGCCCTTGTAACAGGGCTCTTACGCTGATTTTGTCGCGTCCCTGTCCCACATCAAGGACCACACCCCGTTCGGAATCACTCACTACCGTGGCATACTTAGGATGAATCGCCTTCTCGTCCACACTCACGTGCGAAATGTCGTGCAGATTGCGCCGACGTTCTCCACGTGCCACACTACGGTGCAGAATCCGATTCACCACATCAAACTTGCACCGAAGCAACTGCGCGGTCTTCGTTTGATTCTTTGTCGCTTGCAACAATCGAATCGTCCACGATTCAAAGGCTTCCGTGAAGCGTTGCGAAGCACTCGACCACGGAACCTCGATCGTGTTTACCCCGGCGCAAGACTTCACCCGAGGGACGCGGCAGTGCACAAAACATTGAAACTGAAACCAATCCAGATGACGCCATGAACGCGCCTTCCGGTGGTCATACAACGTGCCCGTCTCCCCGGTCTTCGGGCAGATCAACCGACGACCTGCATGGGATATGTAGATGTCTATCCGTTGAGCTTCTGCATCCAATCGCATCCGATCAATCGTCCAGTCGCTCCCTAAGTGTAAGCTGTGACGTACCGCAAATTCTGGAACTGCTTCCATTGAAATGTCTAGATCTGGTGAGCCCCAAAACTAATCATTCCACAATAATTGCGGTAGTACCCATCAAAGAGATGCCAGCTACAAATTTCGATTCCAAACTGGATGTACTCAACAATACCCTAGAAGTGCAGATGAAAGCACTCAAGGATGTGATGGCAGTACAGTTGAAAGTTCAGGACAAAAAGTACAATCTTCTGATTGGATTGGTGAGTATAGGAATCACGATTGGACTTGCGGTTGGAGGTTGGTTGTTGGCAACTGGTTCGGGTTGATCTATCTCGCCAATTCCCGGGCACACAACCCCTTAGGAATATTATTTGCCGTTGTTGTTTTTGCCACGATTGGAGTACAGTCTGTAGTGAAGAGTATTATCGTGGTTGGCCTTGAGGTCTTTATTGTGCGGTTGGGACGATCGTTCCGTATAGCGATTGCGTATTTGGGCTTGGGGTATTGTTTCAGTTAGGTGCGACCGCTCTTTCGATTTCGTCACAGGTAAACATGGATGGACCTACCTTCGCAATGGTGCTTGCGACGGCCCGGGGAGCGGCAGATCGAGTATTCTCTGGAGTAGCAATGGGGTTTCTAGGGTATGCAGTGGGAATGCTGGTTCGGGAGATGCTGGGCTACCGAGATACAACGTTCATGCCGGAAAACGGTAATAGACCTCATCCGTGGGTATCAGAGAACAGAAAGGGCGGATCAATCGACATGATAACAGGGAGAATACCATCACTCAGGCGAGATAGTCGTGACTGAAAAGAGCCGCAAAATTACCTGGTCGGCCTGGAATCAGGCACGGAAACTGATGTGGAGGTATCGGAGAACTCTGGCGGTCGGCCTTGTGCTTATGGTCATCAATCGTG is part of the Rhodothermaceae bacterium genome and encodes:
- a CDS encoding DUF819 family protein, with product MVPYSDCVFGLGVLFQLGATALSISSQVNMDGPTFAMVLATARGAADRVFSGVAMGFLGYAVGMLVREMLGYRDTTFMPENGNRPHPWVSENRKGGSIDMITGRIPSLRRDSRD
- a CDS encoding ISL3 family transposase yields the protein MEAVPEFAVRHSLHLGSDWTIDRMRLDAEAQRIDIYISHAGRRLICPKTGETGTLYDHRKARSWRHLDWFQFQCFVHCRVPRVKSCAGVNTIEVPWSSASQRFTEAFESWTIRLLQATKNQTKTAQLLRCKFDVVNRILHRSVARGERRRNLHDISHVSVDEKAIHPKYATVVSDSERGVVLDVGQGRDKISVRALLQGLLGDLKDEIQTITTDMWKAYISCVTELFPSATLIHDRFHLIQYLNQAIDQVRRREVKQHDELKHSRYALLKNEANRTASQEDIFQAIQKLNLQVSIAWRLREEFKAIFRCRSFADAKTYFKLWLERVNEEAVQEVLQIAEMFERHRDGVCNALCHEQSNARAERINGKIQEVKTVGRGYRTFKNFRSAILFFHGGLDLYPQYSR